GCAAATGCGGGCGTGTAAAAGTGGGAGGGTCTGCAGTAAACTGATTCAAGAGATCCAGGTTAAAAAAAGGTGTTGCAAAGTTCAAGGTTGAAAGTGAGCTTTCACAATAGTTCAGGATTGAACAATCTACATTTTCTATTTAAAATAAGTACAACATACAAGAGGGGAAACCAATCTTACAGTAGTTCTCAGTGTAGCCAAATATGGTGCAGCAATTAGGAACATGAACATCCAAAGAAGATCATCGAAAGGTTTTGTAGCGATGTTCAAAGTTAGGACTTTGAGGTTTAAAAAGGTGGCAGGAGTTCTTGGTTTGACCAGCTGCAGAAAAAAAAATAAGTTAGATGAATGATGCACCAACACTGCGTTGGAGAATATCCAGAAAGTGGGGCTCACCTTGGGGATCTCGTACCACAAGCAAAGGCTCTTGATATGGGGAAAACAAGTAGAGATATCATCCAACCTGTCCGCATCATATTCTGGAAAAATATCATCAGTAAATTGCAGGGAAGCATGCTCAAGACATGGAATGGATTGAAACGTAGATGTTGGGAGCATCTCTCCGCAGTACTCCAATCTTTGCAGGTCTGGTGTGTCTACCTTAAATTTACCCAACGATGGAGTCATTAACAATAGCAATTCTTTAAGCTTTGGAAGCCGCAGGATTCTGATATCAAACATGCCAATCAGGTGTAAGCTCAGTAAGTTTGTACAGCACCTGAGGAGAACTTGCACCTCTTTCAGGCTCATATACATCTGGACCAGGGCAAGCTTTGTGAGGGAACCGAATCCTCTGAAGTCGAGGGGGACAGAAAGCTTGAAATGACTTAGGCATAAGCTGGTCAGCAGCGAGCTTCTGTAAACAGAGAACAACCACCAGGGGAACTCGTACTCCATCCTTACAACAATTGCCATATCAATTTCGCTGATACCATGCTGAGCTGCAGAAGCTATGGCGCTGTTGACCACATCGCTACACTCCGCACTGCCTGAGAACACAAGGGACAGTCTTCTCAATGGCGTCTCTCTCTTAAGCCTTGTGAACCACTGGAGGGACTCAACAAAATGGTGATCTCTATGTGTGTTCAAGTAGTCCCGCATTGGTCCGAGGCGTACCCAGCAATAGTTGTCTGGTAAAACCACCTCACTGAAATGGAAGGATTCCACGAGTCTCCATAAGCGCCTCCATCGCCGTGAGAGGAGGCTCGTGCCGACCGCAGTCTTGGAATCCAACTTGTCTAGGATGCTGACCAGGATTTCGTCGGGCAGTCCGCTGATCCAATCGCAAAGACACCGCTTCTTGCAAGAGTTTGACTGAAGAAAGGACTGAAGAATTGCCCGTTGTTTTAATAGATGTTACTAGCTGTGCATACTAAATTTCACAAGATGAACACATAGCATTGCTTGAAAATAAAGATAACATGTGCCATCAATCAATCTTAACTGAACATTGAACGAAGGGCTTAACAAAAACACGAACTAAGATTCAGTGTGACCATTCCCAGGCATTCTGGTAACCTTTTTTTTTCTGGCAAGTTCTTCCTATTTTTACTTATTCAACACCGCATGATGTTTCCAGAAGAAAAATAACAGATATCAGATAATGCGCACTCTAACATGACTGAAGGAGGGCAGTTGTTTCAATAGATATTAACTTTTTTGCATAATAAATTTCACGAGATGAACGCATAGCATTGCTTGAAAATAAAGATAACACGTGACATCAATCTTAACTGAACATTGAACGAAGGGCATAACAAAAACATGAACTAAGATTCAGTGTGACCATTCCCAGGCATTCTGGCAAGTTCTTCCTATTTTGACTTATTCAACACCGCATGATGTTTCTAGAAGAAAAAAGGAACATATATCATGGCATAATGAGCACTCTAACATTTTGAATTGAAAAGGGTGGACTGAACAACACATCTACAATTTACCAGACTAACAAAAGGGATCGAAAGAATCGAATCATAGTCATACAGATTGGGTATGCACAAAGAAGGCGCTAGAAATCCAACGAGGAAGTGGTACCTTGTCCATGGAGACGTTCCGCGCCCCTGCTGATCCCGCCGCGGATTTCTCCATCCGAGTCGGGGTTTACTGGCTAGGGCTTGAACTTTGAAGCAGCCCTGGCGGGGCAAGGTGGACTCGGGATTCAAATCGCTGCAGGCGCCGTCCTCGATCCAAGCGCGGGGTACGGCCACATCGAGAGTTCCAGCTCCGTCAAACCAAGCCAGGCCGCCGACCAGCGGCCATCCTCGAGAGGACCGACGCCGACCGGCAGCGTCAGCGCCAAGTTTTTTTTTTTGACCGGTGTCAGCGCCAACGTGGGCTTGGACTCTGGGCCGTCAGGGCTTTCTATGGACAGGTGGGCTGAATTAGGCCCATGGACGCACAGAGCAGGGCAAGGGCAAGGGCAACGCTGAAAAGTGTAGACGCGGGAGGCTAGGCCGGCGTGGCGCCAAAACTAACCCTACCGCCGTCCCCTTTCGTCTCTCCTGCCGGCGCGACGCAGGGGCGAAGAACTCGGAGTCGGAGAGGCAGTACCCCCGGCGACCTTCCTGGCCCTCCTCAGGTACGCATTCCACCGCCGACTTGTTCCTTGCCCCAATCCCTAATCCCTGCGCACTCCGGTGCCCGGCGCCACCAACGCTGCCGCGTGATCTGCGCGTGGAACCAGCGAACTGAAATTGGCGAGTTCTTTATGCTTGGGTGACCCTTCTCTGTTTTTGTTGTTATTGTTGTACAGATCAATGCAGTCTTATGTAATTAGTTCCTTTTTGGATTAATCTGAACGATGCAGTAGAACCAGAACCCAAACCGTGCACCAGTAACAAAGCTGAAGGGGCCAACGACCACCACTGATGGCGTTGTGGTGTGAGAACATGGCGTTGCCGCCCCGTGTCCTTGTCGCTCCCCGTGAGTTCCCCAATCCCCTCAACATTTCTAGCATTGTTTCCACTGCTGTATGGTGTATTCTGTTTTAAGCACTGTTAGTTTGTGTGGCCTGGTTGGAAGGACAACAGGATGTAATAAGTCCGCTAGCGGGTGATCGCCTCTAGCATCCGATTTGTGTTGCGAGACCCATATTTATAATCAGACTCCATTGTGTTTCTTTGCAGGCCCTTCTGGTGCCAATGGTCAAGGGAATATTCTATTACTTCGCCATCCAAAACTAGGTGGCCAAGCTTACTTACCTCAGTATAAGTTTCTGATCGTCGAGGACATAGAAAAATACATGATGATGCTTGTGGCTTGTGATTGTTTATTGCCAATTTAGAGTAGTTCTGTTGTAGAAGCATCCTTTAAAGATAGACCAACAGCTTGCATTGACTCTTCCTTATCGTCAAACAGAAGAAGAAACACAGTATCTGTTCACTGACGGCCAACTTCATGAATTCAATTGGTTTAAGGAGCGTTATGGTTCTTGGTTCCTGGGAGATTATGTCTGTGAAGGTATGGTAGAAGCATAAACCAGCCATGCAGTTTTGCCATTGCTCTGCAGAACTTGATTTACTTTCCTTAGGGGTGAAGCCCATATCTTATTGTTGTTTCGTATAGGCAGCTTATATGGTTTGTTACCTTGCCTCAGCAAACCTGCCAGTTAAAATTTATAACCCAAGAAAATCAGATATCGCCTTAGTTTTAAGGAACATGATAATATAAAGGAATGATGATGTTCTTCTCATTCTCTATTTTGCATATCATGTACTCCTGCTTTCAATGCCTAGTTTTGCTATTGAATCCTGCTTTCCTTCCTACAGATGGTAGCGTTTACTATTGCACACTTGTTGACCCCATCTTTGTTCTTCTACCACTTTTCGAAGCTGCACGTATGTCGGTATGTGTGGTCAAAGATAAATTTTACAGTACATGATTCTTATTTCATCATCTTTTTTTTTCAATTTAAAAGCAATTCCTTTCCCTGTGTTGCAGAACGGTAAGGATCTGGGAAAATTCAGACAGTTGGATGAAATTTTATACATCGAAGGTTATCCTGGATATCAGCACCTCATGAGTATAGCAGGAAAGCATATGGAACTGGTTTGTGAAGTTAAAGGTAGGTCTTTGGAATATGCATTTAATGTACAATTACAACTATATCAAGTTGCCGTGACATTGTTAATTACTAGTACTCCCTTGCAAGTTGCAACCTGACAGTTGTTCCCTTTGACCACTTGCTACTGCTTGTCTTCGAAACTACACCATTACTACGTTAGACAGTTCATACATGTGATcttgttttctttttcttggatggtgGTTTCTTACCGGTTGTGCTGCCAGTGCCAGACACTATCTTTTACCATCTTTTGTTGTTTTTGGCACAATTTATTTCTCTACTTACATACTATAAGAACATATCCGATAGTTCTTACAGAATCATTTGATGTTATCTTTGCTGCAGAAGTTGCTAATATGAAGTTCTTCAGGCTAGATGATTCCAAGGTCTTAACTTGGATGTGCTGTAAGGTAGGTTGTGTCAGTTCTTACTCTACCAACTTTCATTATGCTCCCCTATTGATCTTTATCCTTGGTGGAGAAGGCTAGTTCTGCATTGCATTTTATGAAAGCAATGACATGAACTGCAGTTAGGGTGGGAGGTACACCATACCACATTAAGAAAACATGCACACTTATCTGATTATTGAAGTCACTTAAATGTTTATTGTTGTTTGCCCTGAACAAGGGTGTTAACAATGAAGTCCCAAGTTCAGACTACTAAGGGTCTAAGGCATAATTCGCCCACACCATTTTGTAGTGTGCTTTGGTTAGATAGAGTTGTATAAAAAGGCAGGTTCAGAAAACATTGACCATATTGGACACTTCGTAGGGTATGCATGATTTGTGCTTTATTTGTCATATCCAGAACCATAAGTAACTTACATACCTCCTGCCCTAACTGCATCCAGTGGCTGGCCCTCGAAAGGATCGAGTTAATAACCAGCACGGGCCGTGGCATCTCCGAAGAGCGCAATCTCCATATCCCCTATAACATAAGGATGATGGGAGATAACACTCCCTTCATCTTGCCAAGGCCTACACTCTTGGCTGCGCTCTCGATCCAGATGTTGGAGCTATCGTCGGCTTGCAGTGCGATCAACTGAAGGGAGAACTTTGCGAGCACCTTGCCACACTTATGAGCGAAGCAGCCCTTGAGTAGGCGTGGGATTGTCTCATTCACTTGATTGCAGTGCAGAGAGGGCATCCGCTGGGGTACTGCAATCCTCTGTGATGAAGATGTCAGAGAGCAATTGCTGAGAAGGTGACGAGTGTTCACTGTAGTGACCACTAACTAGTGAGCAGCAGTCCTACAGCATGATCATCTGAATGCAGGACAATAAGGCTGCTTAGAGCATGTCTAACAGAGCCCTCAAACTGGTCAAACCCTCAAATATACTGCCAGTTTGAGGGTTGAGCAGAAAAAAAGGCGCAGATCAGCACCCTCAAATCCCTAAACCCTCAAAAAAAATTCCAGGTCGAACCCTCAACTTTGAGTCCCAACCTGCACTAGTGAGGGTTTGGGCCAATTTTCCAGGCCGAACCCTCACTCGGTCAACGTCCGCGCGGGAGGGAAATTTTCTCCCCACTTgtgcctccctcctcctccagaCCCAACCTCGCCCCGCCCTGGCGTCCGGCATGATCGTGGCATCGACGCATCTCGGCCGCCACGGCTTTTTTCTTATATGCCACCCTGCCAGGTTCTCTCGTCTCTCCTCGCAAGCGTCGCGTAGTCTCCCCACCCCAGGCTCGCTTGTTTGAGTCAGCACGTCCTCCATGCGGCCGATTTGGTGGCCGGCCGGCCCCGGAGTCCAACCTGCGTTCCCCCTCCCGCCTCCGCATAAATCTTTCCTAGTGGCGACGAAGACGCTTTAAGGTCCTATACGCCGGCCCGTCCCCGCCTCCACGCCCCGCCCGAGCCCGCGTCGCCGTCCGCCTCCCGCAGCCCCGCGCGTGGCCGTCCGCCCCCACCGCCGCAGTTTGCTGTCCAGTTTTGCGGGTTTGAAGGCCGGGGCGCAGATCAGTGCCCTCAAACCAACCCTCAAAACAGAATATTCTGTTTTGAGGGTTGGTTTGAGGGCATGATCTGCGCCAGCGATTTTCGGCCTTCAAAACGACAATTTCTCAACCCTCAAACTGGTTTTGAAGGTTGAGTTTTTGAGGGTTCTGTTGGACATGCTCTTATTATTATACCGATGAGCCGTTTGATGTCACAAAAATATTTTAAGATATACCATTGAGAAACCAATGTAATGCATCTTATCATGTTCCTACCTGCGTGGAGGTGGCACTGGCAACAAGACTAATATAAGAAAAGCTAGCTAGTAGGATTGCTAATTAAATACTAGACCAGGCAAAGCCTAACAAGCAGAAAAGTCGTGAACGATAAATAGATATGCAGCTGCTGTCGCTATTCACTTGACGTTGATCGGGTTCTCTCTGATTGTATCTTGAGAGCAGAAAGGTCCCATCTTCTGATACAGTTTTTACTGCAGGTATGCGCTTGTGACCATCTCTGGTTGATTTATTTCTAATTAGCGAACTTTCTGGTATTGATTCCTAAAATCATACTTTTCACTTCCTCTGTACTATCAAGAATTAACTATCTACTCTCAATCTCATTTACAGGTACACAGTATAAAAGAGCTATCTCCAAATTAGGTAAAAATTATGCTGCTCAAGGAGAAAGAGAACTGTGTATGTCACTGTAACTTCTCGTCATCTTACTGCCCAGTTTATTTTACAAGTGTCTGTTCATCTCATAATCAAacagttaaatgttgatcataaGTTCCACATTGATACAACCATATTATTTGAACATGGGTCATTAGGTGTAATCTATATACAACAGTAGTGGTTGGGGCGCCACCTTGTGGCGCCGCTTGAGAGGTAGTTGTGCGCATGTTTCCATTTAAAAAAAATACATGAGGTCCTCGTCTCCATCTAAAAAAAATATCTCAGAAAACAATCCTCACCTCCATCATAAAAAGAAgtaaaaaagaaaacaaaaatacCGCCGTGTCCTACCAGCGAACGCCACTTTGCATAGCCCTCCATTTAAAAGAATACGTGAGTCCTCACCTCCATCTAAAAAAAAAGTATTTTATAAAATTCCTCATCTCCATCTTTTTTTTTTTCAAAAGCTATCTCACAGTGGCCAACCAGCTTGCGCCACATGGCATAGCTGGTTGGCCACCCTTATGGCGATGCTTAATGGGTTTAATGCCTTAAGCTATGACAATAATCCTTGGACTTTCT
This Triticum urartu cultivar G1812 unplaced genomic scaffold, Tu2.1 TuUngrouped_contig_773, whole genome shotgun sequence DNA region includes the following protein-coding sequences:
- the LOC125531649 gene encoding FBD-associated F-box protein At5g60610-like is translated as MEKSAAGSAGARNVSMDKSFLQSNSCKKRCLCDWISGLPDEILVSILDKLDSKTAVGTSLLSRRWRRLWRLVESFHFSEVVLPDNYCWVRLGPMRDYLNTHRDHHFVESLQWFTRLKRETPLRRLSLVFSGSAECSDVVNSAIASAAQHGISEIDMAIVVRMEYEFPWWLFSVYRSSLLTSLCLSHFKLSVPLDFRGFGSLTKLALVQMYMSLKEVQVLLRCCTNLLSLHLIGMFDIRILRLPKLKELLLLMTPSLGKFKVDTPDLQRLEYCGEMLPTSTFQSIPCLEHASLQFTDDIFPEYDADRLDDISTCFPHIKSLCLWYEIPKLVKPRTPATFLNLKVLTLNIATKPFDDLLWMFMFLIAAPYLATLRTTVRYLSYLESHNGVVWNDVDFQHVSLKNVEMYNFMGRDNEIGLVRLLLCRAPNLRCLSFNQARLEEGGDHQLVPPTWPMAETFSPRDSQFVL
- the LOC125531650 gene encoding ribonuclease H2 subunit B-like — its product is MALWCENMALPPRVLVAPRPSGANGQGNILLLRHPKLEEETQYLFTDGQLHEFNWFKERYGSWFLGDYVCEDGSVYYCTLVDPIFVLLPLFEAARMSNGKDLGKFRQLDEILYIEGYPGYQHLMSIAGKHMELVCEVKEVANMKFFRLDDSKVLTWMCCKVGCYKRAISKLGKNYAAQGERELLKEAVQIIRENLKDEPWLMVLCKKLQLDISEINDMAKTNDTSFCADSSPVPAPARPSEGGVGNSSAKSSKGRPAKKLKPEVGSKNIKDMFRRVTRSGT